In the Telopea speciosissima isolate NSW1024214 ecotype Mountain lineage chromosome 2, Tspe_v1, whole genome shotgun sequence genome, one interval contains:
- the LOC122651510 gene encoding probable amino acid permease 7 isoform X3: protein MAVLSSLELPNGSCNDDGHQIRTGTLWTAIAHILTAVIGSGVLSIAWSVAQLGWIAGPISMVCFAMVTYVSSFLLSDCYRYPDPVTGARHHSYMDAVKTYLGRKQTWICGFLQILSMYGFGIAYVITTSTSMRAIQRSNCFYKEGHQAPCTYGDSFYMLLFGAIQIVCSQIPDISNLEWLSILASIMSFSYASIGFALGFAKVIGNRRVKGSISGVHTSTIAQKIWKVSQALGDIAFAYPYSIILIEIQDTLKSPPPENQTMKKASMTAILVTTFFYLCCGCFGYAAFGDQTPGNLLTGFGFYEPYWLIDFANACIVLHLVGGYQVYSQPVFAVVEKWCAEKFPNNGFVNNSYTIKIPLLPVLRINLLRLCFRTCYVLSTTGLAMLFPYFNQVLGVLGALNFWPLTIYFPVQMYFVQRKIEPWTRNWIILQSFSIVCLLVSLIALVGSVEGLISAKLS, encoded by the exons ATGGCAGTCCTATCCTCTCTTGAACTACCTAATGGTTCCTGCAATGACGATGGGCATCAAATAAGAACTG GAACGTTATGGACGGCTATTGCTCATATACTTACTGCGGTTATTGGCTCGGGAGTTCTATCTATAGCATGGAGTGTTGCACAGTTAGGATGGATCGCAGGCCCAATTTCCATGGTTTGTTTTGCCATGGTCACctatgtttcttcttttctcctctcagaTTGTTACAGATACCCTGATCCTGTAACTGGAGCAAGACACCACTCTTACATGGATGCTGTTAAAACCTATCTAG GTAGAAAGCAGACTTGGATATGTGGCTTTCTTCAAATTCTGAGCATGTATGGATTTGgtattgcttatgtaattaccACTTCCACCAGTATGAG AGCTATTCAGAGATCAAATTGTTTCTATAAAGAAGGACACCAGGCTCCATGTACCTATGGAGATAGTTTTTATATGCTGTTGTTTGGAGCTATTCAGATTGTCTGTTCTCAGATACCTGATATTAGTAACTTGGAATGGCTCTCTATTCTTGCATCAATCATGTCCTTCTCCTACGCTTCCATTGGATTTGCACTTGGCTTTGCCAAAGTAATAG GAAACAGAAGGGTTAAGGGGAGTATCTCTGGAGTGCACACATCTACAATAGCTCAAAAAATATGGAAAGTCTCTCAAGCACTTGGAGACATTGCTTTTGCATACCCATACTCCATAATTCTTATCGAGATACAG GACACACTGAAGTCTCCTCCGCCTGAGAACCAGACGATGAAGAAAGCATCAATGACTGCAATACTTGTTACTACCTTCTTCTATCTCTGCTGTGGCTGTTTTGGGTATGCAGCCTTTGGGGACCAGACACCTGGGAATCTCTTAACGGGTTTCGGATTCTACGAGCCATATTGGCTAATTGACTTTGCTAATGCTTGCATTGTTCTGCATCTAGTGGGAGGATATCAG GTATACAGTCAGCCAGTGTTTGCAGTTGTTGAAAAGTGGTGTGCCGAGAAGTTCCCCAACAATGGGTTTGTGAATAATTCCTACACCATCAAAATCCCACTATTGCCAGTTCTGAGGATTAATCTTCTTAGGTTGTGCTTTAGAACCTGTTATGTTCTATCAACTACAGGACTTGCGATGCTCTTCCCCTACTTCAACCAGGTTTTGGGAGTGTTGGGTGCCCTGAACTTTTGGCCCTTGACCATATATTTCCCTGTGCAGATGTATTTTGTTCAGAGGAAGATTGAACCTTGGACAAGAAATTGGATTATTCTTCAGTCTTTCAGCATTGTCTGCTTGCTTGTTTCTCTGATTGCATTGGTTGGGTCAGTTGAAGGACTCATAAGTGCAAAGTTGAGCTAA